Sequence from the Zeugodacus cucurbitae isolate PBARC_wt_2022May chromosome 2, idZeuCucr1.2, whole genome shotgun sequence genome:
TGAATTCATTCGCAAACGCTTCTATTTCAGAATTCGCCATAGCATTATCATTGGCTTCATGCCGTCTCTTCTTTTTGCCATCTTTCCTTTGCTCCAGTTGTTCTTCTTCGGTATCTGAAGTAGATTCTTCTCTGTCATGAAACATAACAAAATGTTTACGAGCTTTGCGTTTTCTCTTGGCAGGGCGAACATACGTTCGCAGTGTCTTCTGAAAAAGACAGTATAAGATTAATATATACaactaaaatgtatgtatttagagtTTGAGgataaatggaaatatttatatgaatgcaATTGTAGGAGCTTCATACTACCAACAAAGATGTACTTTACTCTTTGAGGCCCTGTGAACTCCAATCGCTTAACAAAGAATTTTGTTGGCGAAATTTCATATTATCGCGAATGAAACAGCAAGAATTCCATATCAAAAAGTTAAATTCAATATGCATGATATTCGCTTAAAAGTGTACTTATTTTTCTACAGATAaacattcaaatttaataccTTTTTGTCGAACGTTGTTTCTGGTTCATAGTcattaaaaaaatcagtttcgGGTGGTTGCCCGTTACACTCCGCAGTGTCACTCAGCGAAACCTCATCACAATTTTCAAAATGGTTTTGCGCATTTAGTTTATCATTTTTCATGTTAATCATTGTAGAGCAGATCATTTCATTAATTAGTCGTTGTTTCGGGccattattttcaaaaacctCACAGGCTTTTTGTGAAACACAAGTATTACCTTGCGTAGTGTTTTTGGGGCGCCAATTTTGTATATCCTTGAGTTTTCTGTGTAAATTGAGCTTAATTGACTGTCTATTCGGAAGttttacatttgttttatttatttctacatCCTCGTCAGAGTTGTGGtctaaaaattcttcaaacccgAATAAGTCCTCATCATTCGACTTATCATTTTTTGTTATATCTCCAACAACCGATGTATCTACGGTTTTGTCTACTTCATCATTTGCAGTTTTTTTCCAAGGTGGCAGGCTTACAACTTCTATTATATTGATGACTTTTAGTGGACTTCGCTTTCCAAGTGCACGTCGTGGGTTAGGCAGCTGCCGTAAGTTAAATATGGCGGCATTATCATCAGTATTAGGTACAGTTAAAGCTCTCGGTGGCATATTTTCTACATTCGAATCATTTTGAGATTCTTGCGAAGTTTGTAATTGACCGTTTGAAGCACTGCTAGCTGTATTTCTTGATACGTTGGAGCAATTATCTCGCCCCGTTGATATAGACTTAGGACTTACTACATTGGAGTCAATGCATACGTTTGAGTTTGTATTGGCTTTGTTTTTATTCGGGGAAGAAGGAATGTAATCACTGGAAAATGTTGgcaaatatgatttatttttggtgaaattaaATACTGATGGTAGATGCGAATCATCGTTTATTCTCCAAGGCGAAGGGCACATTGGACGATTTTGCGGACTAAGAAATTTAATAGGCGATAAGTCGGCAGTGGGCAACGGATTAGTTTGTCGACTCGCGGCTGGTGTACTAACAAATTTACGGGCTACTTCGAGCAGGCGACGTTGCTCAGaaatctaacaaaaaaaaatttatcaaaacaaaaataaataaagaagataTAATGTTTCTTACATTCGTTTTGTGAGTGTTTCCGGCTTTCCTTGTTTCTTGCAACAACACCGAGCGTGCTAAGAGGCTAAAGCCTTCATCACGTATATGTTCATCCGATGTTTTATTGTCGTTTGTGAGAAAATTCTGTTGCTGATCTTCATTTCCTACCATAATATTCGAAGGTGGATGTAATAATGTGCCATCAACACAGTTATCAAGTTTTTCTACTATTTTCGGCAGCCTTTTATTAACAGCGTTATTATTTTGGTTCCCTTTTTCCTTAgacactttatttttattagcttcttgtttttttcttcCAGTTTTTAATCGTTCTCGTTTTAAAATAGGTCTTCCTGTTCCTTTCTGATTAGTTGCCACTCTTACTTTTCCctcagaaattaatttttttattatatcctCTGCAGGATCTCGATTCTTTGCGAAGTCAGACTCCGAAGTATTTGATTGGGACAAAAATTCGAATATATTATCCGGCTCCGTAACTATTTTTCTAGagcgaagtttttttttaggtAATCTTTGAAAGAACTTATTCGCTGCATTATTATTTCTTGATGGCTTGCATCCAATGGTGACGGATTCCTCTTCGGAATCTTCATTAGAGCAAATTAATTGCTGTAATACATCAGgtttattggttaaatttcttggAATTTTTGCTCCTGTAgtaagaaatttaagaaaagttAACCTTGAAATAGCTGTTTTTTTTAACTACTACCTTTGGAGTTAGAGGTACGCATCCCATTTTCATGTTGTTTATATCCAACTTCCGATTCTTCATTAGAACAAATTAATTGCTTCAATTCATTAGGATTGTTGGGTACACTTTTTAAAATGTCTTTATCTGTAGttagaaattaattaagtcAAGACTTGAAATAATAGCTTTTTTAGACTAATACCTTTGGAGTTAGAGCCAGACATCTTGTGTTTATGTTGAATATGTTCCATTTCATAATCTTTATTAGAACGAATTAATTGTTCTATTAAATCGgaattattaattacatttcTAGGAATCTTTTCTCCTGAaataagaaattgcagaaataGTATTGAAATAATAGCTACTTTAAACTATTACCTTTGGAGTTAGAAAGAGGTAAATCTGGTTCACGTTCACCATCAGAGTGAGTACATTCATCCACTTCAAATTTTGTCGAGTTTTTAACGGGACTAAATTTGGAAATATCAAGATTTTTCGTAGAATTCTGATATATTTTAATCCGTTCACCTGAATTCTTAGAAAGACTAAGCTTATTTAAACTTTTACGATGCTCTGGAGTAAGAACTAAATTCTCTATATTAACATTCCCCTTGAAGATTGGTTTTTTTGATAGTATTAATCCATTCTGTTTCATGTTTACGTTTAGTGAATTCGCAGACTCTTTGCAACCATTTGAGGTATTAGCACTAATACCTTTCTTAATAGAACTTCTGGTTCTCATCTTTTTTTCGATCGTATTTTGAATTAGACCTGAAAAGAAGTTGATGTTTATAATATGTGTTGcatgtttacataaatatgaaacatACCAGCTACTCTCGCagtgtttttattttgaagtgATTTTTGGTTAATTCGTTGCAGTTTAACTGTGAATGGTTTACAACctataatatgaaaaataggAGAATActctaaattatataaataaaacatatgtcTAACAAACCTCTTGGTACATTCGATGATATTGACTGAATTGTTCTTTCAGGTTGAGTACGTTTCAAGTTATtcccttttttaataattttcggtATTTGCAGGGGTTTTCTGGAATCcgttttaaacaaattatttgtgcaTTGTTCCTGCAATGCTATATTTCGCTGATTGGATGATGGATCTACTTTAGACCATTTATTTAAAGGTAGTCGTTTTATCTTTACTATTAAGTTTCTGCATTCTAATGATTGGTTAGTCCGCATTGGTGTCATTGGTGGTTTTTATTGACCAACGAGAAACCTATATTATAAATTGATGTCGCTTCTTACGTTGTTTCTATTAATTCTGTATTATTCTTTTGTGGCATATATACCAATATCATTTCTTTGCTGAACCCGCGTTATTGAAAGAATATTT
This genomic interval carries:
- the LOC105212421 gene encoding protein dalmatian isoform X2, translated to MTPMRTNQSLECRNLIVKIKRLPLNKWSKVDPSSNQRNIALQEQCTNNLFKTDSRKPLQIPKIIKKGNNLKRTQPERTIQSISSNVPRGCKPFTVKLQRINQKSLQNKNTARVAGLIQNTIEKKMRTRSSIKKGISANTSNGCKESANSLNVNMKQNGLILSKKPIFKGNVNIENLVLTPEHRKSLNKLSLSKNSGERIKIYQNSTKNLDISKFSPVKNSTKFEVDECTHSDGEREPDLPLSNSKGEKIPRNVINNSDLIEQLIRSNKDYEMEHIQHKHKMSGSNSKDKDILKSVPNNPNELKQLICSNEESEVGYKQHENGMRTSNSKGAKIPRNLTNKPDVLQQLICSNEDSEEESVTIGCKPSRNNNAANKFFQRLPKKKLRSRKIVTEPDNIFEFLSQSNTSESDFAKNRDPAEDIIKKLISEGKVRVATNQKGTGRPILKRERLKTGRKKQEANKNKVSKEKGNQNNNAVNKRLPKIVEKLDNCVDGTLLHPPSNIMVGNEDQQQNFLTNDNKTSDEHIRDEGFSLLARSVLLQETRKAGNTHKTNISEQRRLLEVARKFVSTPAASRQTNPLPTADLSPIKFLSPQNRPMCPSPWRINDDSHLPSVFNFTKNKSYLPTFSSDYIPSSPNKNKANTNSNVCIDSNVVSPKSISTGRDNCSNVSRNTASSASNGQLQTSQESQNDSNVENMPPRALTVPNTDDNAAIFNLRQLPNPRRALGKRSPLKVINIIEVVSLPPWKKTANDEVDKTVDTSVVGDITKNDKSNDEDLFGFEEFLDHNSDEDVEINKTNVKLPNRQSIKLNLHRKLKDIQNWRPKNTTQGNTCVSQKACEVFENNGPKQRLINEMICSTMINMKNDKLNAQNHFENCDEVSLSDTAECNGQPPETDFFNDYEPETTFDKKTLRTYVRPAKRKRKARKHFVMFHDREESTSDTEEEQLEQRKDGKKKRRHEANDNAMANSEIEAFANEFNSMCKDVENYELIVE
- the LOC105212421 gene encoding protein dalmatian isoform X1, whose translation is MTPMRTNQSLECRNLIVKIKRLPLNKWSKVDPSSNQRNIALQEQCTNNLFKTDSRKPLQIPKIIKKGNNLKRTQPERTIQSISSNVPRGCKPFTVKLQRINQKSLQNKNTARVAGLIQNTIEKKMRTRSSIKKGISANTSNGCKESANSLNVNMKQNGLILSKKPIFKGNVNIENLVLTPEHRKSLNKLSLSKNSGERIKIYQNSTKNLDISKFSPVKNSTKFEVDECTHSDGEREPDLPLSNSKGEKIPRNVINNSDLIEQLIRSNKDYEMEHIQHKHKMSGSNSKDKDILKSVPNNPNELKQLICSNEESEVGYKQHENGMRTSNSKGAKIPRNLTNKPDVLQQLICSNEDSEEESVTIGCKPSRNNNAANKFFQRLPKKKLRSRKIVTEPDNIFEFLSQSNTSESDFAKNRDPAEDIIKKLISEGKVRVATNQKGTGRPILKRERLKTGRKKQEANKNKVSKEKGNQNNNAVNKRLPKIVEKLDNCVDGTLLHPPSNIMVGNEDQQQNFLTNDNKTSDEHIRDEGFSLLARSVLLQETRKAGNTHKTNISEQRRLLEVARKFVSTPAASRQTNPLPTADLSPIKFLSPQNRPMCPSPWRINDDSHLPSVFNFTKNKSYLPTFSSDYIPSSPNKNKANTNSNVCIDSNVVSPKSISTGRDNCSNVSRNTASSASNGQLQTSQESQNDSNVENMPPRALTVPNTDDNAAIFNLRQLPNPRRALGKRSPLKVINIIEVVSLPPWKKTANDEVDKTVDTSVVGDITKNDKSNDEDLFGFEEFLDHNSDEDVEINKTNVKLPNRQSIKLNLHRKLKDIQNWRPKNTTQGNTCVSQKACEVFENNGPKQRLINEMICSTMINMKNDKLNAQNHFENCDEVSLSDTAECNGQPPETDFFNDYEPETTFDKKKTLRTYVRPAKRKRKARKHFVMFHDREESTSDTEEEQLEQRKDGKKKRRHEANDNAMANSEIEAFANEFNSMCKDVENYELIVE